From the genome of Thermogutta terrifontis, one region includes:
- a CDS encoding purine-nucleoside phosphorylase, whose translation MTSGLVQQIHEAVGAVRTRWSRQAHAGIILGTGLGSLAAEIRQEAVIPYEEIPHFPRSTTISHTGQLVCGTLEGVPVVAMEGRFHVYEGYTYQQVTFPVRVMRALGAGLLIVSNACGGMNPHYRKGDIVVIDDHINLMNGNPLIGPNDDSLGPRFPDMSRPYDPVLIDRALAIARKEDFVAHRGVYVAVTGPNLETRAEYRFLRGIGADVVGMSTVPEVIVAVHAGMRVLGLSVVTDMCLPDALEPAVVEDILRVAAEAEPKLRKIVLGILREEARQLGIAP comes from the coding sequence ATGACATCAGGACTGGTGCAGCAAATTCACGAGGCGGTGGGAGCCGTTCGCACCCGGTGGTCACGACAGGCCCACGCGGGCATCATTCTGGGGACAGGGTTGGGGAGCCTGGCCGCGGAAATTCGACAAGAGGCTGTGATTCCCTACGAGGAAATCCCCCATTTCCCACGTTCCACGACGATTAGTCACACGGGACAGCTTGTTTGCGGTACGCTGGAAGGCGTCCCCGTCGTGGCCATGGAAGGACGGTTCCACGTGTATGAAGGATACACCTATCAGCAGGTAACCTTCCCGGTCCGCGTTATGCGGGCATTGGGTGCTGGGCTGCTCATCGTTTCGAATGCCTGTGGTGGCATGAATCCCCACTACAGGAAGGGTGACATCGTTGTCATCGATGATCATATCAACCTGATGAACGGAAACCCCCTGATCGGGCCAAACGACGACTCGCTGGGGCCACGGTTTCCGGATATGTCGCGGCCGTACGATCCGGTCCTGATTGACCGGGCGCTGGCCATCGCGCGGAAGGAAGATTTTGTGGCCCACCGAGGTGTCTATGTTGCGGTGACCGGACCGAATTTGGAAACGCGGGCGGAGTACCGTTTCCTGCGGGGCATTGGCGCGGACGTCGTGGGAATGTCCACAGTGCCGGAAGTCATCGTGGCGGTTCACGCGGGGATGCGGGTGCTTGGATTGTCGGTTGTAACCGACATGTGTTTGCCTGATGCCCTCGAGCCGGCGGTGGTAGAGGACATTCTCCGCGTGGCAGCGGAGGCCGAGCCCAAGTTGCGAAAAATCGTCTTGGGAATCCTCCGCGAAGAGGCCCGGCAACTCGGAATAGCTCCATGA
- the ileS gene encoding isoleucine--tRNA ligase translates to MFGPVERNPSFPAIEEKIIRFWKENQIYEQSLEMRRGGPRFVFYEGPPTANGLPHPGHCLTRAIKDLFPRYKTMRGYYCERRAGWDTHGLPVEVEVCKELGIHSKRDIEAFGVEPFIRRCLESVFRYTREWEQLTERLGFWIHLEDAYVTYHQSYVESVWWALKKLFEKGLLYQGYKIVWWWAQGGTALSAAEVGQGYRSVADPSVYVRFPLLDEPDVDLLVWTTTPWTLPSNQFAAVKPDLEYSYVQFEGEPRKLIIATALVDMVAKKVGKKATIAKTVLGSQLIGRRYRPPFDYYYKKDGERVGRLKDGGQEHVAWRVVGADFVTIDTGTGVVHQAPAFGEVDYEVLLREQDRFVEGEGPQLICAVAPDGTFTEEAPEYQGRWVKDCDRDIIRDLRNRGLLFHFEQYVHEYPFCWRAEEDPLIQYPRKSWFIRTTAFKDKMLENNRRISWHPENIREGRFGNFLESNVDWALSRERFWGTPLPIWVCEKTGYMEAIGSYAELLAKPGVTGMEVWEAAKKADPSLSEHLKVHKPYIDAIVYDSPVCPGAKMRRVPDVIDCWFDSGAMPFAQWGYPHLPGSREKLAEQFPADFISEAIDQTRGWFYSLLAISTLLFSPEEGAPPDDPRRFLEVDTPRIPFPHPYRHCVVLGLMLGEDGQKMSKSKRNYREPQEIFDRYGADALRWYFFANQAPWTSIRYSEQAIRESIPEFLLRLWNVYSFFVIYARIDGWDPAELLRGDARNLEHEVLAQGKGYRPIQERAELDRWVLSELYRTVRLVCQFMDEYDNFAACQRITEFVDALSNWYVRRSRARFWSGKQDQDKLDAYWTLYECLVTLVRLVAPFVPFLAEELWQNLAVAVFGDRVRGSVHLCDYPGEYPELVDEELCAMMGAVREIVSLGRAARMNAKLKVRQPLAKVEIVVADREQLAWLQAHSELIAEELNVKKVEWRDRADEYVSYTVLPDFKRLGPRLGKLLPAVKEWLSRADGGALLRQLEQQGRVNVPLPAGEIVLDKEDIQIRLNAKPGWTAAQGKVGVVVISTELTPELIAEGLARDFVHAVQNQRKELDCDFTDRIELGVETDDEELRQALLAHKDWIMSETLAVRFDFGRMADANPTEMKLGNSSLTVYLKRVPATTPGSSQ, encoded by the coding sequence ATGTTTGGGCCAGTTGAGCGCAATCCGTCGTTTCCTGCCATCGAAGAGAAAATCATTCGGTTCTGGAAAGAAAACCAGATCTACGAGCAGTCGCTGGAAATGCGGCGTGGCGGCCCGCGATTTGTATTTTATGAAGGTCCCCCAACAGCCAATGGATTGCCCCATCCGGGTCACTGCCTCACTCGTGCGATCAAGGATCTTTTCCCGCGCTACAAGACAATGCGGGGATACTACTGCGAGCGCCGCGCCGGCTGGGATACGCACGGCCTTCCCGTCGAGGTGGAGGTATGCAAAGAGTTAGGCATCCACTCCAAACGCGATATTGAAGCCTTCGGGGTGGAACCCTTTATTCGACGGTGTCTGGAAAGCGTATTTCGCTACACACGCGAATGGGAGCAATTGACGGAACGCCTGGGGTTTTGGATTCATCTCGAAGATGCCTATGTCACCTATCACCAGAGTTACGTGGAAAGTGTCTGGTGGGCACTGAAGAAATTGTTCGAGAAAGGCCTGCTTTATCAGGGCTACAAAATCGTCTGGTGGTGGGCGCAGGGGGGCACGGCTCTTTCTGCGGCCGAGGTCGGACAGGGTTACAGGTCGGTGGCCGACCCGAGTGTGTATGTGCGTTTTCCCCTCCTCGATGAGCCAGACGTGGACCTCCTTGTGTGGACGACCACCCCGTGGACCCTGCCAAGCAACCAGTTCGCCGCTGTTAAACCCGATCTCGAGTATTCTTATGTCCAATTTGAAGGTGAGCCGCGAAAACTCATCATTGCGACTGCGCTGGTGGATATGGTCGCCAAGAAGGTGGGCAAAAAGGCCACAATTGCAAAGACGGTTTTGGGATCTCAGTTGATTGGTCGCCGTTACCGTCCCCCATTCGACTACTACTACAAAAAAGACGGAGAACGTGTGGGACGGCTGAAAGACGGCGGACAGGAGCATGTCGCATGGCGTGTGGTCGGGGCTGACTTCGTGACGATCGACACTGGAACGGGAGTTGTCCATCAGGCTCCGGCATTCGGAGAAGTGGACTACGAAGTGCTTCTTCGGGAACAGGACCGATTCGTGGAGGGCGAAGGACCCCAGCTTATCTGCGCTGTGGCACCAGACGGAACGTTCACCGAGGAAGCGCCGGAATACCAGGGACGCTGGGTCAAGGACTGCGATCGCGACATCATTCGGGATCTGCGCAATAGGGGGCTTCTCTTCCATTTCGAGCAGTATGTCCACGAGTACCCGTTCTGCTGGCGTGCGGAAGAAGATCCCCTTATCCAATATCCTCGCAAGAGTTGGTTCATCCGCACCACCGCGTTCAAGGATAAAATGCTTGAAAACAACCGCCGGATCAGTTGGCACCCCGAGAACATCCGAGAAGGGCGATTCGGCAACTTCTTGGAGAGCAATGTGGATTGGGCGCTTTCTCGGGAGCGGTTCTGGGGTACTCCGCTTCCCATCTGGGTCTGCGAGAAAACCGGCTACATGGAAGCAATCGGTTCCTACGCCGAACTGCTCGCCAAGCCGGGAGTGACCGGAATGGAGGTTTGGGAGGCGGCGAAAAAAGCGGACCCCTCACTGTCGGAGCATCTCAAAGTTCACAAGCCGTACATCGACGCGATCGTCTATGACTCTCCGGTTTGCCCCGGTGCAAAGATGCGGCGTGTACCCGACGTCATTGACTGCTGGTTCGACTCGGGCGCCATGCCATTTGCTCAATGGGGCTATCCGCATCTGCCGGGCTCACGGGAGAAGTTGGCTGAGCAGTTCCCGGCCGATTTCATCAGTGAAGCGATTGATCAAACCCGGGGCTGGTTCTACAGCTTGCTGGCAATCAGCACATTGCTTTTCAGCCCGGAAGAGGGCGCTCCCCCAGATGATCCCCGCCGGTTCCTGGAGGTGGATACGCCCCGCATTCCGTTCCCGCATCCCTATCGGCACTGTGTTGTGCTGGGCCTCATGCTCGGCGAAGACGGGCAGAAGATGTCCAAGAGCAAACGCAATTATCGAGAGCCGCAAGAGATCTTTGATCGGTACGGCGCGGATGCTCTGCGATGGTACTTTTTCGCTAATCAGGCGCCATGGACCTCCATCCGGTACAGCGAGCAGGCCATTCGTGAGAGCATTCCGGAATTTCTGCTCCGTCTCTGGAACGTGTATAGTTTCTTCGTGATTTATGCGCGGATTGACGGGTGGGATCCGGCGGAGCTTCTTAGGGGGGATGCTCGCAACCTCGAACATGAAGTGCTGGCCCAAGGGAAGGGATACCGGCCGATTCAAGAGCGCGCCGAATTGGACCGCTGGGTCCTCAGCGAATTGTATCGCACCGTCCGTCTCGTTTGCCAGTTCATGGATGAATACGACAACTTCGCTGCCTGCCAGCGAATTACCGAGTTTGTGGATGCGCTTTCCAATTGGTATGTGAGGCGAAGTCGGGCACGCTTTTGGTCGGGTAAACAGGATCAGGACAAACTCGATGCTTACTGGACCCTGTATGAGTGTCTGGTCACTCTGGTCCGCTTGGTCGCACCGTTTGTGCCGTTTTTGGCAGAGGAACTGTGGCAGAATCTCGCCGTGGCTGTGTTCGGTGATCGCGTTCGGGGAAGTGTTCATCTGTGCGATTATCCCGGCGAGTATCCGGAGCTTGTTGACGAAGAATTGTGTGCCATGATGGGGGCGGTGCGCGAAATTGTTTCACTGGGTCGCGCTGCCCGCATGAACGCCAAATTAAAGGTGCGTCAGCCTCTCGCCAAAGTGGAAATTGTTGTGGCCGATCGCGAGCAGTTAGCGTGGCTTCAAGCGCACAGCGAACTGATCGCCGAAGAACTTAACGTCAAGAAAGTGGAATGGCGCGATCGGGCGGATGAGTATGTCTCGTACACCGTTCTGCCGGATTTCAAACGCTTGGGGCCTCGTCTGGGTAAGCTGCTGCCTGCGGTCAAGGAGTGGCTCAGCCGAGCCGATGGTGGGGCCCTTCTGCGGCAACTTGAACAGCAGGGCAGGGTCAACGTGCCGCTGCCAGCTGGGGAAATTGTCCTCGACAAGGAGGATATTCAAATTCGCTTGAACGCCAAACCCGGCTGGACGGCCGCACAGGGGAAGGTTGGGGTGGTGGTCATTTCCACGGAATTGACGCCGGAGCTGATCGCCGAAGGTCTGGCACGCGATTTTGTTCATGCCGTTCAGAACCAACGCAAAGAGTTGGACTGTGACTTTACAGACCGGATCGAACTGGGCGTGGAGACGGACGACGAAGAACTTCGGCAGGCGCTGCTAGCCCATAAAGACTGGATCATGAGCGAAACCCTCGCCGTCCGGTTTGATTTCGGGCGAATGGCGGACGCAAATCCCACCGAGATGAAACTCGGGAACTCGTCGCTCACGGTTTACCTGAAAAGGGTGCCCGCAACAACTCCCGGCAGCTCCCAATAG
- a CDS encoding LysM peptidoglycan-binding domain-containing protein, with translation MGKQDKSTEQETQENRERSQGDGLSRDQADPSEEFLEEPITTRFSFEIRIGLAVLGVLGFILAAVVAYRLMTLRPKETASVPSDQSAATEKTDASGQIGDGAGEKKEKPSPSLPQTESTGSNQRPVAGSEAQSPPGTAVDVALTVGGTAGENDRHATAGSNAASQMASHSETAWPVVPPLNLNDGPTPREESNSPPGAPFGSTSLNSGYHALEPNQPVATEQPQAVPPLPFGQPDNTAGNGTTESSDLPDQGFTAGWSLSGPGQNSQAMANDPIATANSSMSSGMARSSPDAGGQSTGGTKSLDYSATRFGGIPFGQQSETLPGGVPGDFFAGAPPLSSAAGIPNSPAQVGSPNPQQSQWPTSPSPPFGAQSGVGSIPAQPSQLPVAEAGNPVAPSGTGPTTVPPAWSGTPTPAGSSAIPSTPPLVADRGAITPPFSTNSTVSRRTYTVQQGETLFDIARQQLGKASRWVEIYQLNRDLLGEKLENFRPGMTLLLPEEPVSAQATGNILRQ, from the coding sequence ATGGGTAAACAAGACAAATCTACTGAACAAGAAACTCAAGAAAATCGGGAACGATCACAGGGTGACGGTCTTTCCAGGGATCAAGCCGACCCCTCCGAAGAGTTCCTGGAAGAACCGATCACGACGCGATTTTCGTTCGAGATTCGCATTGGTTTGGCTGTTCTAGGTGTCCTGGGATTCATTTTGGCCGCCGTGGTGGCCTACCGATTGATGACCCTTCGCCCGAAGGAGACGGCATCGGTGCCCAGTGACCAATCTGCCGCCACGGAGAAAACAGACGCTTCTGGACAGATTGGGGACGGTGCTGGTGAAAAAAAGGAAAAACCGTCTCCGAGTCTTCCTCAGACCGAATCGACCGGTTCCAATCAACGGCCGGTGGCCGGATCGGAGGCACAGTCTCCACCGGGGACGGCCGTGGACGTGGCGCTAACGGTGGGCGGAACGGCGGGAGAAAACGATCGCCATGCCACAGCCGGTTCTAACGCGGCGTCACAGATGGCCTCCCATTCAGAGACGGCCTGGCCGGTCGTTCCACCGCTGAACCTAAACGACGGCCCGACTCCACGGGAGGAGTCGAACTCGCCGCCTGGCGCACCCTTCGGGAGTACATCGCTCAATTCGGGATACCATGCACTGGAGCCGAATCAGCCCGTGGCGACAGAGCAGCCTCAGGCCGTCCCGCCTCTTCCCTTTGGACAGCCGGACAACACCGCCGGGAACGGAACCACCGAGAGTTCCGATTTACCCGATCAAGGATTCACCGCGGGTTGGAGTCTGAGCGGGCCAGGTCAGAATTCGCAGGCCATGGCCAATGATCCGATCGCAACAGCCAATTCTTCGATGTCAAGCGGTATGGCCAGGTCCTCACCAGATGCGGGCGGGCAGTCGACAGGAGGGACAAAATCACTGGATTACAGCGCCACCCGTTTTGGGGGGATACCTTTCGGTCAGCAGTCGGAGACACTACCCGGCGGTGTCCCCGGTGATTTCTTTGCCGGGGCACCTCCACTGAGCTCGGCGGCGGGCATCCCCAACAGCCCGGCGCAAGTGGGTAGTCCTAACCCGCAGCAATCTCAATGGCCCACCAGCCCCAGCCCGCCGTTCGGAGCGCAAAGTGGAGTCGGGTCGATTCCTGCCCAGCCTTCCCAGTTGCCTGTGGCAGAGGCGGGAAACCCGGTTGCACCCTCCGGTACGGGGCCTACCACGGTGCCGCCCGCATGGTCAGGAACTCCAACACCGGCTGGTTCGTCGGCAATCCCGTCGACACCACCGCTTGTCGCCGACCGTGGCGCTATCACGCCGCCTTTCTCTACGAATTCCACCGTGAGTCGGCGAACCTACACGGTGCAGCAAGGGGAAACGCTTTTTGATATCGCCCGACAGCAACTCGGAAAGGCGTCCCGCTGGGTGGAAATCTATCAGTTGAACCGCGACCTTCTCGGCGAGAAGCTTGAGAACTTCCGCCCTGGTATGACGCTCCTGCTTCCTGAGGAGCCGGTTTCAGCCCAGGCGACGGGAAACATTCTCCGGCAGTAG
- a CDS encoding glycerate kinase type-2 family protein — protein MPDSGDVIQLGRDHAIEIWTAGLKAVQADTLVQRWVRVTQRQIEFGVPTELTLDLASVRRIVVVGAGKAGAGMAAGLENAIPEEVAQAKQLTGWVNVPNDCVRPTRWIHLHGARPTGCNEPTPQAVYGTERILELVQQLEPSDLCICLLSGGGSALLPAPIAGITLEDKQAVTRFLSAAGANITELNTVRKQLSRIKGGGLLRYCRAGWVVSLIISDVLGDPLDVIASGPTVPDTATPQDALEILNKYHAREAGLPKEIFHILERKAATCGEHIEPQSQVFNFVIGNNRTAVNAAAARARELGYQVEAESAAKLEGPAEEVGRELAKAALEMIAASGPRCRISGGEPVVRLAPPEIRGLGGRNQQLVLAAAEFLWETMPPEVIILSAGTDGEDGPTDAAGAFVDRAVIEQAKKLGFSPSDFLFRNDAYHFFEPLGALLRTGPTHTNVCDVRVVLTRPCRNPRSNH, from the coding sequence ATGCCTGATTCTGGTGATGTTATTCAACTCGGTCGGGATCACGCCATCGAAATTTGGACGGCAGGATTGAAGGCGGTCCAAGCCGACACTCTTGTCCAGCGATGGGTGCGGGTAACGCAGCGTCAGATCGAGTTCGGGGTTCCTACCGAATTGACGCTGGACCTGGCAAGTGTCCGCAGGATCGTGGTGGTAGGAGCAGGAAAGGCGGGGGCTGGAATGGCCGCCGGTCTGGAAAACGCGATTCCTGAGGAAGTTGCGCAGGCCAAGCAATTGACTGGGTGGGTGAACGTTCCCAATGACTGTGTTCGCCCCACGCGCTGGATTCACCTCCACGGGGCTCGCCCCACCGGTTGTAACGAGCCGACCCCTCAAGCCGTTTACGGCACCGAAAGAATTCTGGAGCTCGTGCAGCAACTTGAGCCGAGCGACCTCTGCATCTGTCTGCTCTCTGGTGGGGGATCGGCACTACTGCCCGCCCCTATTGCAGGAATCACACTGGAAGACAAGCAAGCGGTGACACGATTTCTCAGTGCCGCCGGTGCCAATATTACTGAACTCAACACGGTGCGGAAACAACTCAGTCGGATCAAGGGCGGTGGTCTTTTGCGATATTGCCGTGCCGGTTGGGTGGTCTCGCTCATCATCTCGGATGTTCTGGGTGATCCGCTGGATGTCATTGCTTCCGGTCCAACGGTGCCAGACACCGCGACGCCGCAAGACGCGCTGGAGATTCTCAACAAGTACCATGCCCGCGAGGCTGGGCTGCCCAAGGAGATTTTCCACATCCTGGAAAGAAAGGCCGCCACCTGTGGAGAACACATTGAGCCCCAAAGTCAAGTTTTCAATTTCGTGATTGGCAATAATCGGACGGCTGTTAATGCGGCGGCGGCCCGAGCACGCGAATTGGGATACCAAGTAGAGGCTGAAAGTGCCGCGAAATTGGAAGGCCCAGCGGAGGAGGTGGGGCGTGAACTGGCAAAAGCGGCTCTGGAAATGATTGCTGCATCCGGTCCTCGCTGTCGAATCAGCGGGGGCGAACCCGTCGTTCGCCTGGCCCCACCGGAAATCAGGGGCTTGGGCGGCCGTAATCAACAACTCGTCTTGGCAGCCGCGGAATTCCTGTGGGAGACGATGCCGCCCGAAGTGATCATTCTCTCGGCCGGGACCGACGGTGAAGATGGACCCACAGATGCTGCTGGGGCCTTTGTCGATCGTGCTGTGATTGAGCAGGCCAAAAAACTTGGGTTTTCACCTTCAGATTTTCTCTTCCGCAACGACGCATATCATTTTTTTGAGCCCCTCGGAGCGCTACTGCGGACAGGCCCCACGCATACGAATGTCTGTGATGTTCGAGTTGTTTTAACCCGCCCCTGCCGAAATCCCCGGAGCAACCACTGA
- a CDS encoding DUF4832 domain-containing protein gives MKSTWWIPVNVCALTLVSSLVSGEEARWVTVHPVEIEDILANPGMGWETFHRTAANDRNLPEWIPSTVHYLRWGWGELEPAPGRLNVELLDKVLAETRSAGQKLAFRVMCCSTTRGRPYHPRWLRDVGGRVITTRYGDIQGLEVPDLDDPVTLNAHLNFIRRLGAKYDGHPDLDHVDLGSVGWWGEWHMSNSEPARMPLPENQRKIIDTYLESFRKTPLLMLIDGPEMLHYATSRGTGWRADCLGDMGGFSRNWCHMRNAYPDTLSKAQAIDVWETAPVAWETCWDIRKWVEEGWSLRYIFNYALALHGSYFNNKSAPLPPGDEVREEVTRFLRRLGYRLVIRELRHPTMVRAGENLSVTMVWQNVGSAPCYRPYRVAFRLTGPSGKTFIHVGEKTVREILPGEVEVFTQSFMQNPPDLPPGKPVTFEEIVPIERTLEPGEYSLAVGVVDGADSQKPVVQLAIAGKDADGWYPLSRVLIASP, from the coding sequence ATGAAGAGCACGTGGTGGATTCCAGTCAATGTGTGCGCGTTGACTTTAGTCAGCAGCCTTGTTTCCGGGGAAGAGGCGCGATGGGTGACCGTTCATCCAGTCGAAATTGAGGACATCCTTGCCAACCCTGGAATGGGATGGGAAACTTTTCATCGCACGGCTGCCAATGATCGCAATCTCCCGGAGTGGATTCCCTCTACTGTGCATTACCTTCGATGGGGATGGGGCGAGCTCGAGCCGGCGCCCGGGCGACTCAACGTGGAGCTTCTTGATAAGGTTCTCGCAGAAACGAGATCGGCCGGTCAAAAGCTGGCTTTTCGGGTGATGTGTTGCTCCACAACGCGTGGACGGCCCTATCATCCGCGCTGGCTTCGAGACGTTGGCGGTCGGGTTATCACCACGCGTTACGGAGATATTCAAGGACTCGAGGTTCCCGATCTGGATGACCCCGTCACTCTCAATGCCCATCTGAATTTTATCCGGCGTCTCGGGGCAAAATACGACGGCCATCCGGATCTGGACCATGTCGATTTGGGATCGGTGGGTTGGTGGGGAGAATGGCACATGAGTAATTCCGAACCCGCCCGCATGCCGCTTCCCGAGAATCAGCGAAAAATCATCGATACCTATCTGGAATCATTTCGAAAGACGCCGCTTCTGATGCTCATTGATGGTCCCGAGATGCTACACTATGCGACGAGCCGTGGGACCGGTTGGCGGGCGGATTGCTTGGGAGACATGGGTGGATTTTCCCGAAATTGGTGCCATATGCGCAACGCTTACCCCGACACCTTAAGCAAAGCGCAGGCCATCGATGTTTGGGAGACGGCCCCTGTAGCCTGGGAGACCTGCTGGGATATTCGCAAATGGGTTGAGGAAGGCTGGTCCTTACGGTACATCTTCAACTACGCGCTGGCCCTCCACGGTTCCTATTTCAACAACAAATCGGCTCCCTTACCACCAGGTGACGAAGTGCGTGAGGAGGTGACTCGATTTCTCCGGCGGTTGGGCTACCGGCTGGTCATTCGGGAATTACGACATCCCACAATGGTTCGTGCTGGCGAGAATCTATCTGTGACAATGGTTTGGCAAAACGTTGGCTCAGCCCCATGCTATCGGCCGTATAGGGTGGCTTTTCGACTGACAGGGCCTTCTGGAAAGACGTTCATCCATGTCGGTGAGAAGACTGTGCGGGAAATCTTGCCCGGAGAGGTCGAAGTCTTCACGCAAAGTTTCATGCAAAATCCCCCCGACTTGCCACCAGGAAAGCCGGTCACGTTCGAAGAGATAGTCCCCATTGAGCGCACGCTGGAGCCCGGCGAGTATTCCCTGGCCGTTGGCGTCGTGGACGGTGCGGACAGTCAAAAGCCGGTTGTCCAACTTGCTATTGCTGGAAAGGACGCGGACGGCTGGTATCCTCTATCCAGAGTACTTATTGCCTCGCCGTGA
- a CDS encoding cysteine desulfurase family protein: MAIYLDYNATAPIRREVVEAMVHVWKNFPGNPASQHQFGRAARKRLEEARDHILDLLGAKPTREGDRLIFTSGGTEANNLAILGIALARTEGMPGRIIISSIEHPSVLRAAETLVDWGWRLDTLDVHPNGVVNVESLRRWIDPQVALVSVTTANHETGVIQPIAEIAAICHSHGVPFHTDAVQAVGKMPVSFRDFDADAMTVTPHKFGGPLGIGALIVKRGTPLRPILFGGEQQDGLRPGTESVALAVGMETALALAVAELQDNVARMTALRQEFEQTLKALIPDLIIHGEEAPRLPQTVNLAIPGIDNQFLFTALDLERVCCSIGSACSSGSPEPSPSLLALGIPREIVKSSLRVSFGPKTTAEELRTAAHTIARVSQQLRKHVLR, encoded by the coding sequence ATGGCGATCTACCTAGATTACAATGCGACGGCCCCGATTCGCCGGGAGGTCGTCGAGGCAATGGTCCATGTGTGGAAAAACTTCCCAGGCAATCCGGCCAGCCAGCATCAGTTCGGACGGGCCGCCAGAAAACGCCTGGAAGAAGCCCGAGACCACATCCTCGACCTGTTAGGTGCCAAGCCCACACGCGAGGGAGATCGCCTCATTTTCACAAGTGGCGGAACAGAGGCCAATAACCTCGCTATCTTGGGCATCGCTCTGGCGCGAACTGAAGGGATGCCGGGTCGAATCATCATCTCGTCGATCGAACACCCCAGCGTGCTGCGGGCTGCCGAGACACTCGTCGACTGGGGATGGCGTTTGGATACCCTCGACGTCCACCCGAACGGGGTTGTCAACGTGGAGTCGCTTCGGCGATGGATTGATCCTCAGGTGGCTCTGGTTAGTGTGACGACCGCAAACCATGAGACGGGGGTTATCCAGCCGATCGCCGAAATCGCGGCAATCTGTCACAGCCACGGAGTGCCTTTTCACACTGACGCCGTACAGGCGGTTGGCAAGATGCCCGTGTCCTTTCGCGATTTTGATGCGGACGCCATGACTGTGACCCCGCACAAGTTTGGTGGCCCGCTGGGAATCGGCGCCCTTATTGTCAAACGCGGGACACCTCTGCGGCCTATCCTGTTTGGCGGCGAACAGCAGGATGGGCTGCGTCCCGGCACGGAAAGTGTCGCCCTTGCCGTGGGAATGGAAACCGCACTTGCCCTGGCCGTTGCGGAACTGCAAGACAACGTGGCAAGAATGACCGCTCTTCGGCAGGAGTTTGAGCAAACCCTCAAAGCACTGATTCCCGATCTCATCATCCACGGGGAGGAAGCGCCGCGGTTGCCTCAGACTGTGAACCTGGCGATCCCTGGGATTGATAATCAGTTCCTCTTCACCGCACTTGACCTGGAGAGAGTCTGCTGCTCCATTGGCTCAGCCTGCTCGAGCGGATCTCCGGAACCTTCCCCCAGCCTACTTGCTCTCGGCATCCCCCGGGAAATTGTGAAAAGTTCCCTGCGAGTCAGCTTCGGCCCCAAGACCACGGCGGAAGAGCTCCGTACTGCCGCTCACACCATTGCGCGGGTCTCCCAGCAGTTACGAAAACATGTGTTGCGGTGA